TACTAAATGCTAATTTAGTGTTCATTTTTTAAAGCTAGCATCTGACACTCTTGGTTGTATTAGCAGTCTGCAAACACGTAATATTAGTAAACAAATGTGTAAACTTCAAATTGagataaatagaaaattatgacactaaacccgaaaaaaagaaaccatcaCACGCGCAAAGTGCTTGTGATTAGGCTAgtattaatttttctatattgtTAAAAGAAGTGTTAAAAAACATTACTCAATTTGAATGCTTCCTAAACTAAGCCTTAATTTATCCAATGACATAGATTTGTGACAATTTTACAATGAACATATTAGCAATTTTAAGCATTATAAAATCTCTGTGCGTGTGCTACACATGTTAAgaggtttttaaaatattttttaaaataatattttgggtAAACTAAATATTTGGTCCTTATCCTTTACACCATATGTCAATTTAGTTcttaacctttcaattgtatcaatttggtcCCCAACCTTTCAgtgtcgtgtcaatttagtctatGCCGTTATATCTTGGATGAAAATTCTTGACATGGCAAacggccaaaataaaattttagtatattgtcacatcaataaaagcaaattttttattttaaccattAGACGCATCATCAATTTTTATCTAAAAGATAACGGCatagactaaattgacacggtattgaaaagttagagagaaaattgacacaattgaaaggttagggatcaaattaaaatatggtgtataaaatagggaccaaatatgtagtttaccctaaTATTTTTCGTTCATCTCAATTTGGGGCTTACACTTTGTCTCTAAAATTTATGCTTTTACCAATCAAAAAACACCTAGGAGTGCGATGAGGTaccacaaaaaaattcacaccCACAAACTCATACATCTCATCACATTCCTTGGTGTTTTGTACTTTGGATGGAAACACAATGCTTCATATCATATTTTTTAgtacatatataaaatcaaattgcCGCTATTTACAAAATGGGTAAGATGATACACACAAAAAATGTCAGCATGTATATATTTTCCAGTTTGAATCTTTGATACAATTAAGCAACTAAAGTAgttaagtgttaaagccatcAAATAAATTACCTAACCCTTTAAAAGACTTATACCCTTAATAAGACTTCTAGGAAACTAAATATTAAGTAAGTTTtcataatatcaaaaaatatattaaataaataaaactagttTTCAGATACCTATAATCAACCAAACTCAAAGCTACAACCTCAAAAATGCCAATGATCATTACAACAAATTTCTGAAACAAAGCTAAGTGAAAAATAGGGGGAAaatgttcttaaaaaataaatgacatgAAAAGAAAGCACCAAAgatgtgataggccaagaaatgtattgaccccttttggtaaattaatcaattaattaaccagttaattaattagattcaattacatgcaataagtgtgatagtacaaataaatcaccaaataactaaatgtagtagaaattaaatttgacacgggtgatttgtttacgaatggggaaaaccactgaggcaaaaccccaccaagtgaatttaaggtcaccattcccgagaatccactattatcaaaacaagtagttacaagaaaaaggaattccagtacctaatactaacctacagttgaacccttaccccaatacacaattggacttgtaatgtagtgacaatctttcctttcaatgcacagctccaagtacgtgactaaccagtCGATACAAGGAACCTAGTACGTGACTaccacaccaacttgagaaagatgtcagctgcaaagttctttagttcatccacatgatgaagatcaagaggctccttagttacaaaacccttggtgcAAAGACGCAGCAGCTTCTacaagaaaaagatgaactagggcaaattgtctccagtcacaatttgagtgaataatcactttgcatcaagttgcatcaccttagacgacccttaaaataatccttatatatgtctagagatgtgagaaaagaaactttacaaaaatagcttggatatgcgtgaaaaatATATCtggaaatatgaatttcgtaattctcgatagatacagcttcTTTCGAGAGCTGTCaagaattatatattaaatctcgatagatacatttgtcgagctatctgttgagctttaatgaacaacacttcttcacttgattcttggacagatttgcatggcttcaatactagacttgaactcttgttccttgaagtattaaacacatcctagatctatcaattacaagtaaaatgtattttgtcaaaggattagccaattctatatgacatatattcttaacaagttccacatatgtctTAGGAACGGCAACAGACCGGATTCGGGCCAAGTTTTTTCATACCCGGACCCAACCTGTAGGTTTGCCCCGAAAATCCAGACCcggcttgtttattaaacgaATTTTTTCTTAACCTTAAACTTGGCCCATCGGGCACCCGTGGGCCCTACCAGCCATGCCACAATTTGGGCCCAAACCGTGgcccaatccaaaaaaaaaaattgcttgaaGCCTATACCATGGcccaatcattaaaaaaaaaaatgtttgcctaaattcattatttttaaaaatgtgtttgccagattctttatttttgagaatgtaTTTGCCTAGATTCAAGGCTTGAATTTGggcaaacattttttttttatactagcaGGAGTACTTAGgtagagaaaatcaaagaaatcaaagaatgaAATACCCACATAtagaaattgttgaaaaataataaagatttgAGGATCGGcatagaaaatcaaacaatgaaatttaaaaattgaaaaataaaaagactcaCCAAGAAATTGTGGATGAACAATGACCAaagatttatgattttccctttcaaaatcacaatcacaaacacaaacataaacacaaacacgcaaacacaaacacaaacacaaaattttcagatttatgatttttcctttcaaaatcacaaacacaaacacatacaacTCACATGATTGAGACAAaatgaacccagaaaaaaagaaaaagaaaaaaaaaagatagagaacgAGGTGGTCTGGTGGAGACACATGGAGGAAGCGAGGTGTCTGGGCTGAGGCAATAAGGTAGGGGAACGAATGGGGCTGTGGCCTATGGCGGTGATGCAGGGATGAGAGTGAGAGTGACTGAGGGTAAGAGTGTGTGAGGGTGAGGGAGGGGGGCACTTGGCATAAGGCTGAAATGAGTGAGTGAGAATAAGAGAGGTTAGGATTAGGttataagatatatatatatatatatatataggtttttttgtaattttatttttattctaaacgAGTCGGGTCGGGTCCAGGTTAGGGCCAGGTTTTtaccaaaacccaaacccgcttcaggttttttttaaaaacccaaacccgATCCTATTCTTTATCAGGCCAAATAAAACCCGACCCATTAGGGTCAGGCCGGGCCAAGTACCCGCGGGTCGGGCAGAAATTGTTATCCCTAAACAAGATGTACTGCTTGAATTTTTATAAATCCAATATTAtacaaatagaaaacaaaatagaaaaagaaaaagaaaaaaagaaacaccccccttccctaaaaaaaaaaaaaccaattataaTTATACGTCacgtgtgattttttttttttttttttgaataagtaATTTACTCTATTGGATCTGTAACAAATCTAGAAAGATATAGGTGTTAATTTCTGTAGGGGTAAAGTCCCCAgatcatacaatgggccttgggccccatataGAATTCaaccacgtccgaggagaaggtGTGGGCATCAGAAGGGCTCCCGGCCCAATTCTTATAGGCCCAAAATTGTTGAAAGGGCGTTCCGatgaggaatgtctcctcggaagtaccaaatatggctcaaacatgcactctgCCAGTAATAAAGATTCGCTCCAACAAGTAGTAgtagtgaggatgagtcctatAAGCCCGTAAGAGGGAAGAAAGTGTAGGATGTCGATTGAAAGACTACggctgccacattaaatgcatgacagctactttcctggccgcattaatgtggagaggacttgcgaacagtgttaccttggctactacaactcacagaaagatgtgggagatgtccgatgggacgggcactcaagtgaaggtccagatgatcaacaagtgtaaggttctgaTGACTTCCagggggctatataagagaggggagtccccatgaagagggggaccaaaaaaaaaaggaggaactgagaacagaagaagaagaagagagaaaccATAGCCTTTGATCAGAGACAGAGATACACCccatacgtctcctcggaccgtatatctaatggacatgaaggagattttcttattttcgaTTGTTGTATGGCCCAAAGTTAACTAGCACGCACTtcgttagggcctagttctgtaacccactctctacaaattcattgtctaagGCTCCTTGGGCCAGAACCCTTTAACTGTTGGGCCTGGACCCCGAACCGTGACCCTACAATTTCTATAGCAGAGAGTGTCAAAACAATGAAGCTAGCCAAACACGTCCCTCGTTAATCTAAATATACTCAAATGGTAATCTTCTCACTTCTATTGCTTCTCTATCTCTTTGACTAAGgccatatatattaataattatgaaatgaaaatattcaatcgataaataataatttcagcAATGTCGATGAAGTAAGAAAAAATTTGTGGAAATCAACTGGAAAAGAGACTtgagaaagagataaagaaaaagagattaaaaaaagggGTGAttagtaaaaaactaaaaaaaatatatatatatatatatatatacaaactaataaattaataatttcaacaaTGTCAAAGGAAAAAAACCTTTCTAAAATTGGAGATGATAATGAATTGAgcaaaaaattgatgaaatccAAAAGTCTATGCaaagaaactgaaaaaaataaaataaaaataaaaattaaaaaaaaaaaagtgaaatatatataaatagagatAATGTGTGGTTGTGTGCTTATATAATGAGAATAAGTTAAAGATTtggctataaaaaaaaaataaataaataaataaaaaataaaaaaaaataaagaagaacagatatttttttattaacaaaaaaagtcAGATTTGGAAGTGATGAGTGTGGGATGTAGGGAGAGTAGAAGTTTATCTAAAATTAAGGATCCTGAAGTTAAAAACTTGAGTCCTAATTTAATTAAggtgagagaaaaaatatatgagGAAAGAGATAGCTGCCAGGAGGTGAGATCATTCATTGTAGATATTAAAGAGAGACTTGAAATGCTTGAAACCTACGTACAAATTCTTGAAAAttgcaaaattaaaattcaaaaaatgacaaacccaacGAGGAGAACATAATCAGAAAGCAAAAAAACATGTAGAAGTTGAAGACATCAGAAAACCAAAAGACTCTAGAAGTAAAAATGCCAAGAATGGATTTTACTTGCTGATCATGGGacttcataaaaatttaaatttccgATATTTTTGAGATATCTGACATTTTAAAGTACAGAAGAAGagatttgaccaaaaaaaaaaaaaaaaaaaaaaaaaaaaaaaaaaaaaaaaaaaccgtgaGATTGTCGTaaagtaaaaaggaaaagaaacagaTAAGTATAGTTAAagttcaccaaaaaaaaaaaaaaaaaaagtgatgaatgTGGGAGAATTTTGAGGGATTATAtgtaaaaagaataaagaaaaaaaattaagttaaaacGTGGGTGTGGATGGATAAGGAATAACATTGAAACTTCAGCTAActactaaagaaaaaataatgatgtattttaaaaagaaaaccccaaaattttgtcaaaagattgcTTAACTGCTTGTAGTTGGGTTTGACCTTAGAATAAGAgaacttttcttctttctctttgaaaCCAAACGTACAGTTACCTTACCGGTGAATTATAGAAAATTGTTCTCTTCTGTTTTTCACGTACGTTTCCAGAAGCAATTTTTTCTAATGGTTATTGACTTACTGATCCTTTATAAATGGATTAGCTGTTGGGATAGCTCATTTGGGTTTTAGCATATGGCCTGAGATGGGACCAAAGGAAACTAAAAATACTAGCTTCAATGGGATTTAGGCCTCTTGTCAACTCTTAACAAGTTCAAAATTaccatttatattttattcaactattaaaaCATAATTGCACtcaagatttttattaataaaatatttatccTAAGACTCTATTATTTAACATTCGAACCCTTTATGAAATCACCCATAGTGATCAAACAAAAGTTACAAAACCATAAAAGTTATTGTCACTTACTAAATCACTATATCTTCTTGTTCACTACCCAGGGCCGGCTGAAGCTATAGGCCACTTAGGCAGtggcctaaggcccccactAATAAAGAGGCCcctaaatagtaataatatattatataatattatataatatcccatcaaaaaaattgtatagtttgaaaaaaaattgtcttaatcttgaatattttctcACATATGAAACTTATTCCGATATTAATggcttagatttatttttagaactaaaagttttaaaagaagttttgcaaataaatgaaaactctccaattaatgtactaaattatataaagaggTTAGAATCTTTTCCAAATGCATGTATTGCTTTCAGAATATTACTAACTATACTTGTTACAGTTGCTTCTgcataaataagtttttcaaaattaaaattaataaaattctatttaagatcaactatgtcacaagaaagattaagtggattagtcatattaccaattgaaaaggaaatgttagcggaacttgaatgcaaaaatttaattagtaattttgcctctcaaaaagcaagaaaaataaattttaattgaaaaaaatatatgaatttataattaaatataataaaaggctCCATTTAAAGATTTCGCCTAGGGCCCCCAAATTCATTGAGCCGGCCCTGTCACTACCGTGAATCTTGTATTTTGCTttagctttttctcttttaataaaaatttttattacctatcaaaaaaaaattaaatataaatttaagtaaCTATTACTAAATTGGTAAGACCAAACACTTTGAATAATCAATTCCCATTAAACCTATCTCTAGAGGATGTTTTGTGTCTCTAGAAAAAGAATATGGATTTCATCTTAAGAATGTGTTTCTAAAATACTATACATGTTTACCTAATGTACTAAGGTTTTGACCATATAATATCTCACTTTGGTATACATTAAAGTAACCAACATTTTATATTAGACTTCACCATCCTCTAAGAATTGTGAGTTTATGTCAATAGCAGTCgtgaaatttattgtttagGTGACAGTAGTTAATAGAACAATAAATCTCATAGTGGTCTAGTTTAATGTACCTTACACACTTAAGACACACTAACATGTCAATTAAAAGTCTACACTTCCTTGATCATGATAGAGGACCCCTAGCTTGGGCCAAAGTCAGAAAGCTTTTTGTGGTATTATCTATTTATAAGACTACAATATCTATTGATTGGTATATATGGAATACCTTTCTTAGTAGACAAGGAATTCAATCTGTTGTTGGTAGACAATGAATAGATTTTCTTTTCACaccaaaaaaatgcaaaccAAATCAAATTAGGAATTTGAGACAATTTCTAGCATGCCCATCCTTGGATCTTGTATGAACTGACTTTTAAGGTTCAGATTCTAATTGAGTTAAACTTACTTTCTCTTTGGCATAGAAACCATACCAAACTAAACAATGGAGtccatggagagagagagagagagagataagcaTGTCATATTTGGGTTGGTTGGGAAAATAAGTGTAGTTTGGAAACCCTGAGCGGCCCGGGTTATATAACCGGGATCCAGCTCATGAAGGGCTGGAACCCCATCCGTAAGGCTCCTTTAGTTGTCCAATATGACAACCACTGGGCCACATGCTTGGTTTTGGTTAGGAATGGAAAACTATTGGGTCTAAAtacattttaaagttttttttttttagaaaacattttaAAGTATTAGTTCTTTTAAAATCGTTTATGATACCTacctataaaataataaagtttttatgttagtttttattataaataatatatttagcGATTGTCATTATGACTAATATACTTTGAAATATTAATTGAAACTTTAAtgtcttttttataatttattatttctattttttcttatataaaagatgtgaaaatatatttaaaaatgatttaatttctCTATATCTTTAGATCAATATTGCTCATTTGTacaaatttgtttctttttttgtatttttatttaattattaaattatttatgatatcattacagttcgacctcaaaaacgttgagtctcttatttttttaattctttaaatagttcggtttttaaaacataGATACTAACAATGGCCACACTATTTTGTTCAATTGCGAGTGAATGGACTCCACTTATAAAAGCCACCACCCGTTAACCTTTTAACACTAATTACAAAAACATTTTCAACTAATTTGCAAACGAACGCTTGttacaaaattcattaaacaaTACCAACTGTAAAATTGGGAGCTCAGACAGCCACAAAACAACAAGAGATGGTTCTTATTCAACCGTAacatgcctctctctctctctctctctctctctctctctctcatttgaaCAAAGCTACACAAATTTTAACTCCAAATTTAGTTTGTAAGTTGAAAGTATGCTAAAACAATCCTAGCAAGTATTTAGAACCTTTAATACCAAATTTTACGGCTAAGTTGATTTTAACACTAAATTAATCACAAGTGAAAGTGTAAGTGACTTAGCAAAACTTCCAAACACACAAACTACTTTACACAAGCATGGTGATATATAACGCTAGATAAAGTAGAGAGAGGAAGACAAGCAAACCATACATAATACCACAAATGTTATGGAAGAGGAAAACCCAAGCCCCAAGTATAAAAACCTCTCTCCCCCAACCACCCATTGGAAATCTCCACTAGGTAAAATAGTTGCAGTACATAAGGTATACAATGAACCCTCTCCAAGCCCACTCTCCTACatgtacttgaaccctccaaGCTCTAGCTAGCAACCGACTTCATCGGGCCCTTTCTCTTCCTAGCTTACCGGAGACCCTCCATTGAATCTCCAATGGAATGACCACCAATGAGGATTGGATTTAGGTTGTGGCttctcaattttcattttttattgacTCACTCACAAGTTTGTGTTTGTGGATGAGGAATGTGTTTACAGAATCTCTATCAATGGAGTGAAAGAGATGGAAAAGGGAGATGaagaaattagagaaaaaaCTCTCTTTTCATACAAAGGATTGGCTTCACACTCTTGGCACACTTAGGATTTCTAGGGTATGGTCAATACTTATCTGAAGCCCTTTGCCATGCCTCATAGCTGTGTGTGTGATGGTAGAAAAACAGTGGCTGGTGCATTTTGCAGAGGACAAAGATCCCCCAATTTACATGAAAACCCAGAAACTAATACATCACCAAACAATACATTATATGTAAAGTTTTCTCACTGAATAAAGCTAACATAAAAGTATGACTTCTCATAAGTTGTAACATGttactcaaaaataaataaatttgttaacGAAAGTTCAAAGTTTAATTTGataccttttcaaaaaaaaaaaaaaattttttgatacttttgaaaatatatgCTTTAATTTGGACTATCCCTAATTTAGTAAAATTCGCcccctttttttccctttatttttattttttcatttaaataaatgatTGGCATAAATAATCTCACTTAGAAACTCAATAAtctttatagtaaaatttgctttcttcttttcctctatttttccttttctatttaaataaattattggcATCATCTTCGTCATCACATACAAACTCAATTTTTGTAGAGAAAAATCCTCAAGCAACGAAAGTTTAAAGAATTCCTAAAGCTGAattagaaaaatagagaagctaCAAGCCTATACTTAATATAATATGACATGCTACAAAGAAAAGAACTAGAAATAGTcacaaaaatattatgaatcaTATTAAAACTGAAATAATGCTAGCTATCTGAAGCTTTATTGAAGGCTGTTAATTTCAGATTCAAAAAGGCAATTGTTTCTTTTCAATCATTCTAAACAAAGGCCACTATGaagatcttttttctttctctttctatttttgggCAAGTAACCACTACGCATATCACTTTCACCTAATTGGGGCTTTTTTTTCTCCTGCCTTCCACAACGGCACTAACTTATGTTTTCTCTAGTACAGATTTAGTAATCAAAGAAAGTATTCAGGCAAATGATAAGTCCAGATGCCCAACTATGTAGTGCAAATTTTGTTTGGTCTAtttgttttatctttatttttctttctttctttctttctttcttcctatattgaaatttagaattcctttttttttttttttttgagcctTTTGCCTCTTTTTCTGactcaataaattttttgttcaatattcCTCTTTGTAGGAGTGAGTCACCAGTTATTGAAGAGATTGTCAGGAAGATATTTGGTCAGTTGAATTCTATATACTCAAATGTTCACGAGGATTGTGTTGGACTGGACTCTCGTGTGacagaaataaaaaattcatatttaggCATTGGGTTGGAAGATGTACGTTTTATAGGAATTTGGGGAATGGGTGGAATGGGTAAAACAACCCTAGCACGAGTCCTTCATCAAAGGATTCATTATCATTTTGATGCCAGTACCTTTATTGGCAATGTTAGAGAAGAAAGTTGTAAAAATGATCTAACTTCTCTACAAAAACAACTTCTTGATGATATCTTGATTGAAAGCAATATCCGAATACAGGACATTTGGTCGGGAATGAATATGATAAAGGATAGATTACGTAAGAAAAAAGTTCTTATcattcttgatgatgtggatcAACCTGAACAATTAGAAGCATTAGCAGGAAAGAGAGACTGGTTTGGTCTAGGGAGTAGAATCATTATAACAACCAGAGATCAACGTCTATTGGTCACACATGATATGACTGAAGCTGAAATATATGAGGTTAATAAACTGGATAATGTTGAAGCTCTAAAACTCTTTAGTAGGGAAGTCTTCAAGAAGGACTACCCTCCAGAAGATTTCAAGGAGCTATCGACAAATGCTATTCATTATGCTGGTGGACTTCCTTTAGCTCTCAAAGTTTTGGGTGCTAGCTTGATGAAAAGAGATCCGGTTGTTTGGAAACATATCCTAGATAAGATGAAAGAATATCCtccaaaaaaattgatgaatgcTTTTGCAATCACTTATAATGGCTTAGATTCCAAAgagaaaaacttgtttttagaTATTGCTTGTTTCTTCAAAGGGGAGAACAAAGGTTGGGTAGCAAGTATACTACAAATAAGCATAGAAATAGATAGTCTTAAGGAAAAATCTCTCATAAACATCTCACGTTTTGGAACATTGTGGATGCATGATACACTACAAGATTTTGGTAGGGAAATTGTTTGCCATGAATCCCTTTATGAGCTCAATCAACAAAGTAGGTTGTGGCTTAGTAATGATATCTTTCATGTACTGAAACATAATATAGTAAGTTCACTATAccaatttttaagttttcttaTCTTATATATTTGGGCAATACAGCTAAGTGTTTCTTATCTAACAATATGCTtattctctctatctctctcttt
This genomic stretch from Quercus lobata isolate SW786 chromosome 3, ValleyOak3.0 Primary Assembly, whole genome shotgun sequence harbors:
- the LOC115980366 gene encoding TMV resistance protein N-like translates to MSMKSESPVIEEIVRKIFGQLNSIYSNVHEDCVGLDSRVTEIKNSYLGIGLEDVRFIGIWGMGGMGKTTLARVLHQRIHYHFDASTFIGNVREESCKNDLTSLQKQLLDDILIESNIRIQDIWSGMNMIKDRLRKKKVLIILDDVDQPEQLEALAGKRDWFGLGSRIIITTRDQRLLVTHDMTEAEIYEVNKLDNVEALKLFSREVFKKDYPPEDFKELSTNAIHYAGGLPLALKVLGIR